Below is a window of Mucilaginibacter ginkgonis DNA.
CTGAATTAAAAGCAGAAAATAAGATCAGGAAAACCGGCCGCGGATTGATAGAATAACTATAAAATGAAACACATTTTTTTAGGACTTGTAGCACTTACTTTGTTTTCTGCCTGCAGCCAGTCGCCTGCAACTGATGGCAGTAAAAAGGATTCGGCCTCAACAGGCAACACCGCTAATCCGGCGGTAATGAAACTGGAGCGCGAGACGCACGACTTTGGTAAGATCAAAACCGGAGACATTGTTAAATACGATTTCAAATTTACCAATACGGGTAAGTCGCCATTGATCATCACTAACGCAACAGCTACCTGCGGTTGCACCAAACCAACCTATCCAAGCGCTCCTGTAGCGCCGGGTCAGAAAGGCGTAATCCATGTAGAGTTTAACAGCGCGGGCAAAATGGGCTTGCAGGATAAACAGGTAACCGTTACCGCTAACACTAACCCCGCCGAAACAAGGATGCACCTTATTGGCGAGGTAATGAGCACAGA
It encodes the following:
- a CDS encoding DUF1573 domain-containing protein; this encodes MKHIFLGLVALTLFSACSQSPATDGSKKDSASTGNTANPAVMKLERETHDFGKIKTGDIVKYDFKFTNTGKSPLIITNATATCGCTKPTYPSAPVAPGQKGVIHVEFNSAGKMGLQDKQVTVTANTNPAETRMHLIGEVMSTETSK